tcttttaacttctttctttttcttttaaatatattcttAGACAAGTAAGTTGCTTTAAAGCTCTTTTGTTTTACTCTATGATAACTCCTTaagtacttttaaaaatacttgaatgcccattatttatttgcttttacaGTAAAAACATCTTGTTAATGCATTGGTCGCTTATTTTcacactgaaaattttttctcaatggaaaaaaattgtcttgaaGTACAAAAGATGTCaggaaagttaaaaatatttaaaaaaaaaattaagaataaaaataaataagaaaaaaaattgaaaattattcatttaaattattttttattaaaaaaaaattgataataaaattatttttttcttgaaaaatttaaaaataaaaaaaaataattaaaataaaaaaaaaattaaaaaaaaaaaaaataaaaaaaattaaaaataaaaaaataattaaaaataaaaaaaattatttaaaaaaaattaaaaaaaaattattaaaaaaatttaaaattatttataatttattttttttttaaatttaaaaaataaaataaataattttctcgttagttaaaaaaaaattgtacaatgcataaatttgaaaataaaatttaaaaaaaaattaaaaattatttataaaaatttaaaattaacttataacattaaaaatattaaaaattattttttgtattaaaaaaatttaaaattaaaatatttttttttaaaaaatttataaaaaaaaaataaaaataaaaaaaattaaaattaaaaaaaaaattaattcaattaaaaaaaataaaaaaaattaaaaataaaaaaaaattaaacatgataaaaaaaggaaaacaaaaaaaaaataaaaaaaaaaaattaattaattagaaataattttcaatttttaaattattttttaatatttttttttatattttcagatccgttattgatttttaaaaaaaatctaattattccaattaattcaaaccaagcaattatcaacattttaacaaaaatttcaactaaaaatttaaaattcttacccaTTTCCTCGCCATTGTGCAGCAACTCTTTTCATTTCACGAGAACAAAAAACTAATGTTCACACCCAAGAGACGTAAAAATGAATTGCATGTCGTTAGAGaaaaggaaaacttttttttatcaacattattttttacctaCCCAAACAAAGTACTTGTCTCATTCTCTCTGTCTCTCCATTTTGTCACATAATattgcgaaaaattaaattagtgggactgcaaaattttaaacattttttgacataatataattttaacgcttttttcttgtttgaaaaaaaaaatgtttgaaacttgttgtgaacatttttcaaacatattttagtttttagttgGAAACGTTCATTTCACTATAATGCGCCGCCACAGAAAACTGTTGATGAGACTGATTTGTGGTATTTTTTCgtgtgcaaaaattaaatttatatttcatttttatttagaacttTGACACGAGAGTAACTTTTCGTGTTAGTTTCGGAATGCTGACGGCGCATTTCTGAcacttttttgcaaaaaaaaaaaaaattttttgtatgcgGTAAaagttttgtggttttttgaattgacgtgAGTGGATTAAAAATCACTCAATTTGTCTTATCGGGCAACATTGTTGATAATTgttcgaataaataaataaatatttatttggacTCAGTGATAAGTGAATTTTTagtattcattcaaaaattgtcgaaatgaAATCGTTCgtgatatttttgatttttttcgtgtcttttgGGAGTTCGAGGCTTTTTGAGGGACAATGTCGAAGTCGTCCTGCTCCTGTAGTGACTTCCTTTGACTTTTCTCGTTATTTGGGAGTTTGGTACGAGATGGAGTGGTATGACGATGAATATCCAACCGATGATGAATGCATCAAATTTACATATACCCCAACTGGATTCGgttcttttgactttttacttGAGTCGAAACACGCCAATGACAGTTTTCGTTACGAGAGTTTCAAAGGACATGGAGTTGAAGCATTTCCTGATGAAAAGTTGGGACAATTAAATACGACTTATGGCAAAGGACCTCCAAAAAGAGTAAATTATGAGATTTTAGCGACggattatgataatttttcctttgtttgGGATTGTCACAATGTCAATAACACTTTttataatgagaaattttggtatttttcgaGAGATTTTAGACAAAGTGAGAGACCTAAAGTAGTTGATGAtcttttaaaggaattttttgacccGCAGTTCATTAGAAAAACGTACCATGGACCAAAGTAAGCCTTGaaagtcttaaaaattaattttttgattaatttttgacgttttttagATGTTTCATCTCACAGAAGTTCATTTCAGTTGTCAATACGTTACATGAGTTCATCTAAAAATTCCTCTCCggagattattttttgcattttggaCTTGAAttgataacaaaataaatctttttgtcAGTTTACTTTTGTCTTTCAGTGAGAAAACATGCATTTTTCTCTCCTTTTGTGTCTTATTTCCTTATCAACTCTTTCCAAAGGGCAACATGTAGTTGATCACAATTGTCCATCTCGTCCCGTTTTAACTAATTTCGATTTGAAAGAATATTTGGGACGATGGTATGAGATTTCTCGCTATGAGCAATTCTTCGAAGTCGGGTGTGATTGTGGATTTGCGGATTACACGTTGAATGAAGATGGTACGGTTAAAGTAAGGAATTGCTGTAAGAGATTGCCAAATACGACTTTGTCGTGTTCCATTGGGAAGGCAGCTGTGAGTTATCCGGATGAAAAGCCTTTGCCAGCGAAATTGAGTGTTGCTTTTAGAGGAaaaggtaatttattttaatttttcttatatttcaaaaaaaatattaaaaaaaaaaaaaatttttaattttaaaaattaaaaaaataaaaaaaaaatatttaaaattcaaatttaaaatttaaaaaaaaaaatttgaaaaaattttaaaaattaattaaaaatttttttaaaaaaaaattttaattaattaaaaaaaaaaataaaattttttaaaaaaaaaaaaaaatttttttaaaaaattattaaaaaaattaaaaatagttaaatttcaaaaatttttttaaaaaattaatttttaattcaaaataaaataaaataattaaaaattaaaatttttttttaattttttaaaaattttagtttaaaaaaaaaaaaaacttttttaaaattaaaaaaaataaa
The sequence above is drawn from the Culicoides brevitarsis isolate CSIRO-B50_1 chromosome 1, AGI_CSIRO_Cbre_v1, whole genome shotgun sequence genome and encodes:
- the LOC134838423 gene encoding apolipoprotein D-like, which produces MKSFVIFLIFFVSFGSSRLFEGQCRSRPAPVVTSFDFSRYLGVWYEMEWYDDEYPTDDECIKFTYTPTGFGSFDFLLESKHANDSFRYESFKGHGVEAFPDEKLGQLNTTYGKGPPKRVNYEILATDYDNFSFVWDCHNVNNTFYNEKFWYFSRDFRQSERPKVVDDLLKEFFDPQFIRKTYHGPKCFISQKFISVVNTLHEFI
- the LOC134838424 gene encoding apolipoprotein D-like; translated protein: MHFSLLLCLISLSTLSKGQHVVDHNCPSRPVLTNFDLKEYLGRWYEISRYEQFFEVGCDCGFADYTLNEDGTVKVRNCCKRLPNTTLSCSIGKAAVSYPDEKPLPAKLSVAFRGKEPTESNYWILDTDYENFSIVYFCKPLPENPEKSAEAFWLLSKSKVLDEETRQKADTYIEKYFDKNAIRVAKQSRDQCGGDNQD